The genomic segment GCAGCCCGGTGGAGCTGCGGCTGGTCGGGGAGCCGGACGGGGTCCGCTTCGAGGTCGAGGACCGCGGTGGCGGCCTGCCAGCCGGGGAGGAGGAGGGGGTCTTCCAGCCGTTCCGCCGGCTCAACACCGCGGTCCCCGGGACCGGGCTCGGCCTTGCCATCGTGCGCGGCATCGCCGAGGCGCACGGCGGCTCGGCGGGTGCCCGCAACCGTCCCGGCTACGGCGTGACGTTCTGGCTCTTCGTCCCCTGGTCGTGATCTGCCACCAGGCGGTAGCCCATGCCCCGCACCGTCTGGATCAAGCCTTCACCGAGCTTGCGGCGTAGATGCCCGACGTAGACGTCCACCACGTTGGACCCGGGATCGAAGTCCAGCCCCCAGACCCGCGACAGCAGCCGCTCCCGGCTCAGCACCTGCCGCGGGTGCCGCAGGAACATCTCGAGCAACGCGAACTCCCGGGCGGTCAGATCGAGCTCGCGCCCGTGCACGCGGATCCTCCGCGTGCGCAGGTCCAGGGCCAGCCCGGCGACCTCCAGCACCATCACCTGCTCGCCCTCGCGCCGGCGCAGCCGGGCGCGGATGCGCGCCAGTAGCTCGTCGAACGCGAACGGCTTGGTGAGGTAGTCGTCCGCGCCCTGGTCGAGGCCCTCGACCCGGTCGGCGGTGTCGCCACGGGCGGTGAGCACGATGACGGGCACGTGGTTGCCCGTGGCGCGCAGGCGGCGCAGCACGTCGGTGCCGTCCAGGTCCGGCAGTCGCAGGTCGAGCACGACGAGGTCGACGTCGGCCTGCCTGGCCAGGGCCAATCCTCCGGCGCCGGTGACGGAGTGCTCCACGGTATAGCCGTGGGCCCGCAATCCCTTCAGCAGGAACGATGCGATCTCTGGCTCGTCCTCGATGACAAGAAGCTTCATCAGCCACGCCCCTTGCCAAGAGCATCTCGCCGAGCCACCGGTCCATGAAGCTCTCTTTATTCTAAAGCCTTTTTCACCTGGCGATCTAGGTATGAGAGAGATCGCTATCTATCCTCACGTTATCGCCGAGCCCGAAGTAAAGGGGGCAACAATGCAACGCAACGCACGCCGACCGGGCATGGGGGCCAGGAGGATCGTGCCGCTGGTGGCAACCGTCGGTGTCGCCGCCATGCTCCTGTCCGTCATGGCCGTGCCCGCATCCGCCCACGAGGGAAGGAAGGTCGGCAAGTACGAGCTGGTCGTCGGCTTCGGTGACGAGCCCGCCTACGCGGGTTCCAAGAACAGCGTCCAGCTCATGGTCAGCGACGCCAGCGGCAAGCCCGTGACCGACCTGGACGTCAGCAAGGTGGCGGTCCACGGCTTCTACGGCACCAAGGCCGATCCCGCCCTTCCCAAGATCGTCCTGCCCCTGGAGCCGCACTTCGGCGACGAGTGGGGCACCCCGGGCGACTACCAGAGCTTCTTCGTGCCCAGCGCGCCGGGCCGGTACAGCTTCCACGTCCACGGGGCCATCAACGGCCAGAAGGTCAACCAGGTCTTCACCTCCGGCCCCAAGACCTTCGGCGACGTCCTGGATCCCACCAAGACCGCCTTCCCTGCCCTCAAGGACCCGAGCACCGGGCAGCTCGCCCAGCGGCTCGACCGCGAGGTGCCCCGCCTCACCGCCTCGGTGCAGAGCGTCCTGGCCCTGAGCCGGGCCGCCGAGCGGCGCGCGGACGGCAAGCTCGCGCAGGCCCGCCAGCTCGCGTTCGCCGGGATGCTGCTCGGGCTGATCGGGATCGTGCTCGCCGGCATCGCCATGGCAGCCGCGCGCAGCGCCCGGCGCAGGGCTCAGGCGCCTCCGGTCCCGGCCCCGCCCGCGCCGCTGCGGGCCGATCCCGAGCCGACCCAGGAGCTCAACAAGCTCCGGGTCTGAGCCGGTCCGATGCGACGCCTGGCAGCTGCCGCCCTGCTCGCCGGCCTGTGGCTGCTCGCCACAGGCCCGGCGGCCGGGGCCCACGGCAACCTTCGTGCCTCCCAGCCCGCCGACGGGTCCGCGCTCACCCAGCCGCCGCAGGCGGTGCGCCTGGAGTTCAGCGAGGCACCGGAGCGGGCGCTGTCCGCCGTGCACGTGCTCGACGCCAGCGGGCGCCCGGTCGAGCGGGGCAGGGTGCAGCCGGTCCCCGGGCAGCCGCGTGCGCTGAGCGTGCCGCTGGACGCGCTGGGTTCGGGGGTCTACACGGTGAGCTGGCGGGTGGTGTCGCGCGTGGACGGGCACACCACCAGGGGCGTGTTCGCCTTCGGCGTCGGCGACCAGGCCCCCGGCACGATCATCGGCGTCGAGCCAGCGGCCGTGCGGCAGTCGGGCGACCCGCCGACCGGCCTGGGCGTGGCCGGCCGCTGGGCCGTCTACTGGGGCTTCGCCCTGCTCATCGGGGCGGCCGCGACCGGTCTGGCGGTGTTCGACCGCCGCCTGCCCGGACGGCCCGCCCGCCTGCTGGTTACCGCCCTGCTGCTGGCCGCCGCAGGGCTGGTGCTCATGGCGGTGGCAGCGGCGACGGCGGCGGAGGTGTCCCTGGTCCGGCTGGCCGGGTCGGCCACGGGCCTGTGGCTGCTCGGCCGTGGTGCGGCGCTGCTCGTGGCCGCCTGGGCAGTGGCGCTGCTGCTGACCCGCCCCAGCCCGGCCCGGCACCTGGCCCGGCCAGGGCCCCTGGCCTCGGCACGGCCTCTGGCCGTCCTGGCCCTGGCCGCCGCCGGCGGCCTGCTGGTGCACACCCTGGCCGGCCACGCCGCCGCCCCGTCCCCGCTGCGCGGGCTCAACCTGCTGGCCCAGTGGGCCCACCTGGTCGCGGTCGGCGTGTGGATCGGCGGCCTCGCCTGGCTGTTGCAGGGCCTGCGCGGCCAGTCCCGCGCCGAGCAGGTGACCGCGTCGGTGCGCTTCTCCCGGCTGGCCGCGGCCGGCCTGGTCGTGGTGGTGGCCACCGGTGTGGCCCGCACCCTGGACGAGCTGGGCGGCTGGCAGCGCCTGGCCGACAGCGGCTACGGGCGTGCCCTGCTGGTCAAGGTGGTGGTGTTCGCCGCGCTGGCGGGGATGGGCGCGGGCAACCGCTACCTGGTCATCCCCGCGCTGCGAGCCGGGCAGATCCCGGTCGCCCGGCTGCGGGGGACCGTCCGCGGCGAGCTGGGGCTGGCCGCGGTCGTGCTGGCCGTGGCGGCGCTGCTGAGCGAGCTGCCCCCCGGCGCCACGCCCGCGCCGGCGTCCCAGGCGCCGGCGGCGCCCACGACCGTGCAGGCGAGCGGGAGCGACTACGCGACCTCTCTGCGGGTCACCCTGACCGTCACCCCCGGCGTGGCCGGGCCCAATCGCTTCGCCGCCAGGGTGGCCGACTACGACACCGGCGCGCCCCTGCCGGTCCAGCGGCTCCGGCTGAGCAGCGCGCTGCGGTCCCGTCCGGACCTGGAGGCCTCCTCGCTGGACCTCGCCCGCGACGGCGACGGCCGCTGGCACGGGCAGGGCAACCTGCTGTCGATCGCCGGACGCTGGGACGTCACCGCTCTGGTCGAGACCGGCTCCCGCGTGCTGACCGTGCCGCTCGACGTCGAGATGGGCCTCCCCGGCGCGCCCAGCCCGCCCAGGCGCTGACCCGTCCGCCCCGTCTGGCCAGACACTGGTGCTTGCCTCGGTCTCCTACACGGGCATCACGCTCACCGACACCACCAACAACGTCTCCACTCCCGTCCCGGACGCAAGCAGGACCTTCGTCAACCTTCGCTGATCGTCCAGCCGAGTGGAATCGCCCGCGTCTCTCCCACGCTCATTACCGGCACACTGGACGACAAGCAGCCACCAAACGGGGGCCAACCGGCCCCCGTTTGTGTCGCATCCCTCACTTGGGGCCCGCCGGACAACTTGGCCAGGCCGAGCACCATTCACCTGGGCGTGTCGACCCAGGAACGTCTAGGTTGTCGCGCGGGGACCCCTAACGGGGCCGGTTTGGCCTGCCCAGCCGAGCGGTCAAGCAGAGCAGGCTATGTAGAACTGTGGATATCACCCCTATCGCCGCCCGCTAGAGAATTCCGTGTACCTTCGTGGCCAAGCGACTCCTCTCCCCAAATCGCCCGCTCACGGACGTGACCCAAACCGCGTGAGCACCAGTGGCATCAACACCTTCAAGCCTCCAGCGGGTTCTTCGAGGTCTGACTGGTACCGGTCGCGGCAGGCTGGCAGTCCCGCCGCGGCCGTGAGTTCGGGTGAGCGCGCGCCGGGACGCAGCCGGCGCCCTAGTGGACCGCTGGTCTCCAAGCGGTGGGGGGGAACGTCGCGTTGAGAAGGCCACTGTGCTGCCCTGAACCTGGCCCAGCTGCGGTGAACAAGGGACGTCCAAAAGCCAAATGAAATCTGAGACATAAGAGCCATATCTTGGATTTATGCCCTATCTACGGGCAACTCCCGCAGCAGGGAAGGAGATGGTGCGCCATGAGGGCGAACCCAATGTCCGGTTGATACCGGTCACCGCTGGCAGAAGACAGGCGACGGGGATCTCCCCCAGCGCCTGAACCGGTCCTGTGCCACCGAACCGGGGGGGTTGCATGGCCATCGTGTGGTGGGCTGCCCTCCGTCGGTCGGTCGACGCTTCCAATGGGGGGTTTTTTTCGATGAAGGTTTCAAGCTTGCGGCGTCGACTTGTGCGCCGCGTTGTCCTGCCGACCACCACCGCGATTCTGCTGGCCCTCGCGCTGGTCTACCCGGGCCTGGCCAACCTTACCGGCAGCCCGTTTGACGCCGGCGACGGCAACCTGGTGCTCAACGACGAAACCCAGGACTGGGCCAACGCACCCAACCTGGCGACCGCAGTCGACATTGTCGGGCGGGATGACAACTCGTTCGGCCAGGGCACCAAGGAGGACACCGCGGTCCCCACGGTGGTGACCGGGTCGATCCCGCCCAACAAGAGCGACCTGACCCGCTTCTACGTCGCCAACCAGCGGGTGGGCACCAAGCAGTTCCTGTACCTGGCCTGGGAGCGGGTGCAGGAGCCGTCGGGCACCACCAACATGGACTTCGAGTTCAACCAGTCGACCACGCTCAGCGGTAACGGGGTGACGCCGGTCCGCACCGCCGGGGATCTGCTGATCAAATACGACCTGTCCCAGGGCGGCACCACCCCGACCCTCGGGTTCCACCGCTGGGTGACCAGCGGCAACCCGGCCACGGTGTGCGAGGCCAACAACACGGTGCCGTGTTGGGGACCGGTGCAGAGCCTGGCCGGCAACTTCGAGGGGTCGATCAACGACCCGACCAACAACCCCCCGGCCGGCTCGGTCACCGACCCGATCCCGCCCAACAACCCCAGGACCCTGTCGGCGCGCACGTTCGGTGAGGCGGCCATCAACCTGACCGACTCTGGGCTGCTCCCGCCGGGCCAGTGTGACGCCTTCAGCGGCGCCTACCTCAAGAGCCGCTCGTCGGACGCGTTCACCGCGGCGGTCAAGGACTTCATCGCGCCGGTCCCGGTGAGTATCTCCAACTGCGGCGAGATCATCATCCGCAAGGTCACCGACCCCAGCCCGGACCCGACCACCACCAGCTTCGACTTCACCCTCACCGGCGGGCCGTCCAGCCTGAACCAGTCGTTCAGCCTGCACGACGGCGAGCAGCACAGCAGCGGCCAGGTCTTTGCGGGCTCCGGCTACAGCGCCGCGGAGACCGTGCCGACGGGCTGGCAGCTGGTGAGCGCGACCTGCGACGACGGCAGCCCGGTGACCAACATCGACGTCGCCGTCGACGAGAAGGTCACCTGCACCTTCACCAACCGCACCCGCGGCACGATCAACATCCACAAGCAGGACGACCTCGGCAACCCGCTTGCGGGTGCGGTCTTCACCCTGTTCGTGGACAACCCGCCGCTCAACGGGGCGGCGCCGCACGGCGCCGAGGACACCGCCACCGCCAAGACCTGCACGACCGGCGCGGACGGCAACTGCACCATCAGCGATGTCGTGCCCGGGCGGTACTGGGTGGTGGAGACCACCGGGGTGCCAGACCACGACACTGCGGCCGACCAGAACGTGGTGGTCGGTGCTGGCACCACCCTGTCGCTGACGTTCGTCAACCCGCGCCAGCACGTCATCATCGTGCTGGTCTGCCACGAGGGCACCAACACCCTGGCCGCCAGCCAGGTGACCAACGGCACCAGCTCGGCGACGTCGCTGTCGTCGCCGCCATCGGGGCTGACCGAAGCCCAGCTGTGCGCCCTTGGCGGCGCCCGCTTCGGCAACAAGCCGCACGGCCCCAAGAACCTGACCGTCGACGTCGGGAGCGCTGCCCACTAGGGGAGCCAGCCGCCACCGCGACGAGGGGCCGGCAGCTGGCCGGCCCCTCGTCCACCCCGACCTGAAGGGTGTTCACGATCCCGCAACTGGCGGCCCGGGTCTCGAGTACCTCAGCAGCATGGCCGCTCGGCCATGCCGGCGACGTCCTCAAGGCTGGCACGCCGCCCTTCGAAGCCGCCCGGTCTGCCGGGCGACAGACGACCCCGGGCCTTGGGCCTGGTCCCCCCGCCCGGGCCCGGGGTCCATCAACCTGCAACCTGACCTCAGCCACTCCGACCCCGGGCGCTGCTGGCCTCGGACAAGCCAGACCTCAAGCAGTTCCTCCTGGCTGCTCCGGATCTCGGCGCCCTCGAGCTTGACCGCTTGGACGAGCGGGCGCGAATCGTTGGGTGAGGTATTCATTGAAGGGAAGTTGCAAGGCTGTCATGACTGGAACCTAAGCCAATTCAAGGACCTGACCCACCGAGGTCATTGAGATCGTCCGCAATGCGTGCCGTTGCCTGCTCGTCGCCGACTTCCCGAAACATCCTCAGGGCCTGACCCGAGCAGTTCATCGCCTCGTCATGATGCCCTAGAGCCCGGTGCAGCTCGCCCAAATCTTGCAGCGTGCGTGCCTGCCAGCGGAGATCATCAAGCGCATTGAAGAGCTTGAGGCTTTGCCGGTAGTGTTCGATTGCGCCGTCCAGGTCGCTGCGGTCACGCTGAGTATCGCCTAGACCGCGTATGGCACGTGCCTCACCATGCTGGTCACCGAATTTGTGTAGGATGCCACGAGCCTTCTCAAAGGACTGGACGGCCTTTCCCAAGTCGCCCTGCTCGCGGTAAACCCCACCCAGGCTGCGTATGACCCGCGCCTCCCAGCGGAGATCGTCGAGTTCTCGAAAGATTGTTCTACAGTTGTTGAGATACTCAACAGCGATATCTTGGCGCCCCTCGTCTCGGTAGAGATCACCCAGGTTGCGCAGTACCCGCGCCTCACCGTGCGGGTCGCCGAGATCTCGAAATATCTCGAGAGATCTCTGCAAGCTCTCGATCGCCTCCAACGACCGGCCCACATCTCGGTATGTCCGCCCAAGACTGCGTAGAGTAGCGGCCTCCCAGCGGCGGTCGCCGAGTTCCAAAAAGACTGCCAGTGCCCGCTGGAAGTAGGTAGCCGCCTCAACCGAACGGCTCTGGTCTCGATAGGCTCTGCCCAGGCCACGCCACACGCGAGCCTCGCAAAGTCGATCTCCCAGCTCTTGAGAGATTGCAAGGCTCTCATTGAACCTTGAGATCGCCTCGTCCCATTCGTCTCGTTCAAGGTGTAGCCTAGCCAGCTGGCGAAGGGTGAGTGCCTCGCCGCGCCGGTCGCCAGCTCGGCGGGCGGCGTCGAGAGCCAGCTCGTGGGTTTCGTGCCAGGCATACCAGCGAGCGCGGAGCTCGAAGAAGTCGGTCAAAGTGACGGCGAGCTGCCAGGTCAACTCCCAGAACCCGCGTTGGTGGGCCTGCCGCACATTGGCGATCAAGTGATCACGCTCGACCGTGAACCATACACGGGGATCACCTACTTCAGCCTCGGCCAGGCTGGACATGCTCCCTTGCCGCGATTGTGCACCTCGTTCTGCGACTTCCGGCAAGGCACCGGGTGTTAGCTTGGCGGCCGCCACCTGCGCGACAGCGAGGTAGGCATGGAGGACCCGCTCATGCGCCGCGCGCTGGGCGCTTTCAGGCTCATTTCTGGCGAGACGCTCGCGGGCGAAGGTTCGTAGCAGGTCGTGTAGGCGGTAACGTGGCTGCCCGGACGCACCGCCTCGAGCGGTCTCGACGAGCTGCGCGTCCAGCAGGGCGTCGAGAAGAATCTCGGCGTCCTCAACGGAGACGTCTCGGAGCGCTGCCGAAATAAACGCGGTGAAGTCGACAGCCTCTAGCAGGCCTAGAGCGTCAAACAAACGCTGCTCGTCCTTGTCGAGGCGATTATAGCTCAACATGAAGCTTGCCCGGACCTCTGAAAACAGGACTCCAGGGCCAAGTCGACTGCACTCCCTCCTGAGGCGCCCAAGATACGATTCCAGCGACCAGCGCGGTCTAACCCTGAGCAAGCCACCAGCAATGCGAACCGCGAGGGGCAGGTAACCAAACAGGTGCACGATTTCTCGTGTCGCCTGCGGCTCAGTTTCCACTCGATTGTAGCCTTCCAGTTTGGCGAGCAGCTCCACCTCCTCTGGGGAGAAGACGTCCAAGGCCTCAATCGTGACGCCCTCAAGCCCCACCAGGGAGCGGCGGCTCGTGATGATTGCTCCGCAAGTCGAGCTTCCGGGTAGGAGATGGCGCACTTGCTTGGTATCGGCCGCGTTGTCAAGGACAACCAGGATTCGCCGACCAGCCAAGCGGGCTCGATATAGTCGAGCCCGATCCTCAACCCTGCTCGGATCCAGAAGGGCGCCGCCCTTTTACCCCCAGTGCCCGCAGAAATTCAGCAAGAACATAGCTGGGCGAAGCAGGATGCCCATGAAAACCGCGCAAATCCGCATATAGCTGACCGTCAGGAAACTGTGAGCTTAGCTCGTGGGCCGCTCGAATGGCTAGAGCGGTCTTCCCAACGCCTGGTTTGCCGACGATCCCTACTACCGCAGTAGATCTCGTTTGATCGTGCCGATGCAACAGGTCTTGTACTCGCGCCAACTCCTCACGGCGACCGGTGAAGTCATGAATATCGCGCGGAAGGTGAAAGACGTCTCCGGAAGAAATCTTTACTGAGGAATCGCTGTTTCCAGCCTCCTCTTTGGAAGGCTCGAACCCTGTGTCCCGTGCAGCTTCCCACAGCTTGACAAGATCGCCTTTCTGCAGCTCAAGGCTCGTCTGTTGGCGTTGCGCTTCCTCGAGTAGAGTGTTCTCAATCGCCTCAACAAGCCGTCTTTCTCCGGGAAGTTTGCCATTTTGAACCCAGCGAGAGACGGCCGCGTCGGTTACCTCAATGTGACGAGCGAGCCAGTTCTGGGGCTTGTCCAGTACGTCAAGCGCCTTCCTCATACGGCTAATGAACTCCGGCGAGGCCAGCCGCTCTCTCTGCCTCCTGTCCGTCGCCATCGGAAGCAACCGCCTTCCCGGCTAGTCCGTACTGCGATCGACGATGCGATCGTTCTGACTGTCTACATCAGGAATTATGGCAGAAGTTACCGGATCTGAAAAGGCCCTCTCAGTT from the Actinomycetes bacterium genome contains:
- a CDS encoding tetratricopeptide repeat protein, with amino-acid sequence MDVFSPEEVELLAKLEGYNRVETEPQATREIVHLFGYLPLAVRIAGGLLRVRPRWSLESYLGRLRRECSRLGPGVLFSEVRASFMLSYNRLDKDEQRLFDALGLLEAVDFTAFISAALRDVSVEDAEILLDALLDAQLVETARGGASGQPRYRLHDLLRTFARERLARNEPESAQRAAHERVLHAYLAVAQVAAAKLTPGALPEVAERGAQSRQGSMSSLAEAEVGDPRVWFTVERDHLIANVRQAHQRGFWELTWQLAVTLTDFFELRARWYAWHETHELALDAARRAGDRRGEALTLRQLARLHLERDEWDEAISRFNESLAISQELGDRLCEARVWRGLGRAYRDQSRSVEAATYFQRALAVFLELGDRRWEAATLRSLGRTYRDVGRSLEAIESLQRSLEIFRDLGDPHGEARVLRNLGDLYRDEGRQDIAVEYLNNCRTIFRELDDLRWEARVIRSLGGVYREQGDLGKAVQSFEKARGILHKFGDQHGEARAIRGLGDTQRDRSDLDGAIEHYRQSLKLFNALDDLRWQARTLQDLGELHRALGHHDEAMNCSGQALRMFREVGDEQATARIADDLNDLGGSGP
- a CDS encoding prealbumin-like fold domain-containing protein, translated to MRRRLVRRVVLPTTTAILLALALVYPGLANLTGSPFDAGDGNLVLNDETQDWANAPNLATAVDIVGRDDNSFGQGTKEDTAVPTVVTGSIPPNKSDLTRFYVANQRVGTKQFLYLAWERVQEPSGTTNMDFEFNQSTTLSGNGVTPVRTAGDLLIKYDLSQGGTTPTLGFHRWVTSGNPATVCEANNTVPCWGPVQSLAGNFEGSINDPTNNPPAGSVTDPIPPNNPRTLSARTFGEAAINLTDSGLLPPGQCDAFSGAYLKSRSSDAFTAAVKDFIAPVPVSISNCGEIIIRKVTDPSPDPTTTSFDFTLTGGPSSLNQSFSLHDGEQHSSGQVFAGSGYSAAETVPTGWQLVSATCDDGSPVTNIDVAVDEKVTCTFTNRTRGTINIHKQDDLGNPLAGAVFTLFVDNPPLNGAAPHGAEDTATAKTCTTGADGNCTISDVVPGRYWVVETTGVPDHDTAADQNVVVGAGTTLSLTFVNPRQHVIIVLVCHEGTNTLAASQVTNGTSSATSLSSPPSGLTEAQLCALGGARFGNKPHGPKNLTVDVGSAAH
- a CDS encoding AAA family ATPase, translated to MRKALDVLDKPQNWLARHIEVTDAAVSRWVQNGKLPGERRLVEAIENTLLEEAQRQQTSLELQKGDLVKLWEAARDTGFEPSKEEAGNSDSSVKISSGDVFHLPRDIHDFTGRREELARVQDLLHRHDQTRSTAVVGIVGKPGVGKTALAIRAAHELSSQFPDGQLYADLRGFHGHPASPSYVLAEFLRALGVKGRRPSGSEQG
- a CDS encoding copper resistance protein CopC, whose protein sequence is MRRLAAAALLAGLWLLATGPAAGAHGNLRASQPADGSALTQPPQAVRLEFSEAPERALSAVHVLDASGRPVERGRVQPVPGQPRALSVPLDALGSGVYTVSWRVVSRVDGHTTRGVFAFGVGDQAPGTIIGVEPAAVRQSGDPPTGLGVAGRWAVYWGFALLIGAAATGLAVFDRRLPGRPARLLVTALLLAAAGLVLMAVAAATAAEVSLVRLAGSATGLWLLGRGAALLVAAWAVALLLTRPSPARHLARPGPLASARPLAVLALAAAGGLLVHTLAGHAAAPSPLRGLNLLAQWAHLVAVGVWIGGLAWLLQGLRGQSRAEQVTASVRFSRLAAAGLVVVVATGVARTLDELGGWQRLADSGYGRALLVKVVVFAALAGMGAGNRYLVIPALRAGQIPVARLRGTVRGELGLAAVVLAVAALLSELPPGATPAPASQAPAAPTTVQASGSDYATSLRVTLTVTPGVAGPNRFAARVADYDTGAPLPVQRLRLSSALRSRPDLEASSLDLARDGDGRWHGQGNLLSIAGRWDVTALVETGSRVLTVPLDVEMGLPGAPSPPRR
- a CDS encoding response regulator transcription factor, with amino-acid sequence MMKLLVIEDEPEIASFLLKGLRAHGYTVEHSVTGAGGLALARQADVDLVVLDLRLPDLDGTDVLRRLRATGNHVPVIVLTARGDTADRVEGLDQGADDYLTKPFAFDELLARIRARLRRREGEQVMVLEVAGLALDLRTRRIRVHGRELDLTAREFALLEMFLRHPRQVLSRERLLSRVWGLDFDPGSNVVDVYVGHLRRKLGEGLIQTVRGMGYRLVADHDQGTKSQNVTP